In a genomic window of Candidatus Omnitrophota bacterium:
- a CDS encoding glutamate-5-semialdehyde dehydrogenase, which yields MKQNLKTEIETIAKKAQAASRALAVLPKEAKDKVLVDMAAALLSNKDAILKANKKDIAALTGKGISFIDRLSLNEERIKEMADSLLDVVKLADPIGQVLRDWNTPSGLHIQKVRCPIGIVAIIYESRPNVTADCIGLCFKSGNSVILRGGSESLNSNLAIYNALNAVMKKHAIASGAINLIDTRGHKAVDILLKLNNYIDVVIPRGGEELINKVVKSSRIPVIKHYKGICHVYVDEWADLNMAENICFNAKVQRPGVCNAMESMLVHRDVAARFLPGMLKKLKEAGVEIRGCAFTRKIAKWAKIATEKDYRSEYLDLILSVKVVDDLDAAISHINDYGSHHSDSIVTDNQDNALKFLKEVDSACVYLNASTRFTDGNQFGMGAEIGISTDKLHARGPMALEELTTYKYMVFGSGQVRQ from the coding sequence ATGAAACAAAATCTTAAGACAGAAATAGAAACTATTGCCAAAAAAGCACAGGCTGCATCAAGAGCGCTTGCTGTTTTGCCTAAAGAGGCCAAAGATAAAGTGCTTGTCGATATGGCCGCTGCTTTATTGAGCAATAAAGATGCGATTTTAAAAGCGAATAAAAAAGATATTGCCGCATTGACCGGCAAAGGCATCTCTTTTATTGACCGCCTTTCTTTAAATGAGGAAAGAATTAAAGAGATGGCGGATTCTTTGCTTGATGTTGTTAAGTTGGCAGATCCTATCGGCCAGGTTTTACGCGATTGGAATACCCCCAGCGGCCTGCATATTCAAAAGGTGCGCTGCCCTATCGGGATAGTCGCCATAATTTATGAATCCCGGCCCAATGTTACCGCGGATTGTATCGGGCTTTGTTTTAAATCCGGGAACAGCGTAATTTTACGCGGCGGCAGTGAATCCTTAAATTCCAATCTTGCGATTTACAATGCGCTTAACGCGGTAATGAAAAAACACGCTATAGCAAGCGGGGCAATTAACTTAATTGATACCCGCGGCCATAAAGCGGTGGATATTTTGTTAAAGCTAAATAATTATATTGACGTGGTGATCCCCCGCGGCGGAGAAGAACTGATCAATAAAGTAGTTAAGTCTTCGCGCATACCGGTGATCAAACATTATAAAGGCATTTGCCATGTTTATGTGGATGAGTGGGCGGATTTAAATATGGCCGAGAACATTTGTTTTAACGCTAAGGTGCAGCGTCCGGGAGTCTGTAATGCCATGGAAAGCATGCTGGTGCACCGGGATGTCGCCGCCAGGTTCTTGCCCGGGATGCTTAAAAAATTAAAAGAAGCAGGGGTAGAAATCCGCGGATGCGCCTTTACCAGAAAAATCGCTAAGTGGGCAAAAATTGCCACAGAGAAAGATTACCGCAGCGAGTACCTGGATTTAATCTTGTCGGTTAAGGTGGTTGATGATTTGGATGCGGCGATCAGCCATATCAATGATTACGGCTCGCATCATTCAGACAGCATTGTGACGGATAATCAGGATAACGCTTTAAAATTCCTGAAAGAAGTGGATTCGGCTTGCGTTTATCTAAATGCTTCGACCCGTTTTACCGACGGAAATCAGTTCGGGATGGGGGCTGAGATCGGCATCTCAACGGATAAGCTGCATGCCCGCGGGCCCATGGCCCTTGAAGAATTGACTACTTATAAATATATGGTTTTTGGCTCAGGGCAGGTCAGGCAATGA
- the nadD gene encoding nicotinate-nucleotide adenylyltransferase, producing the protein MKIGILGGTFNPVHIGHLILAEEAREKLALDKIIFIPTALPPHKDNAGIAPADDRLKMLRAAVKGNKFFAVSDIEIRRHGRSYTIDTLKELKNKFTRDELYFIIGSDLLKYLNEWKDLSEIIKMVKFIAATRPGYPLQQLPHYIQTLAIRAVDVSGFEVRQCIKENKSFRYLVPDKVFDYINKRKLYK; encoded by the coding sequence ATGAAGATCGGCATCCTCGGCGGGACTTTTAATCCGGTACATATCGGGCACTTGATTTTGGCCGAAGAAGCAAGAGAAAAGTTAGCGCTGGATAAAATTATCTTTATTCCCACGGCGCTGCCGCCGCATAAAGATAACGCGGGTATTGCCCCCGCGGATGACCGCTTGAAAATGCTAAGAGCGGCGGTTAAAGGGAATAAGTTTTTTGCGGTTTCGGACATTGAAATCAGACGCCACGGGCGCTCTTATACAATCGATACCTTAAAAGAATTAAAAAATAAATTTACCCGCGATGAGCTTTATTTTATTATCGGTTCTGATTTGCTTAAATATTTGAACGAGTGGAAGGATTTAAGTGAAATAATCAAAATGGTAAAATTTATCGCGGCTACCCGGCCCGGATATCCGCTTCAGCAGTTACCGCATTATATACAGACTTTGGCTATCCGGGCGGTAGATGTTTCAGGTTTTGAGGTGCGCCAGTGTATTAAAGAAAATAAATCATTTAGATATCTGGTGCCGGATAAAGTTTTTGACTACATAAATAAAAGGAAGCTGTATAAATGA
- the rpe gene encoding ribulose-phosphate 3-epimerase: MKIKIAPSILSADFTHLALELKKVEEAGADLIHVDVMDGHFVPNITIGPQVVKYLRKATSLPLDVHLMIENPAKYVDAFVKAGSDMITVHIETVSLGELSAIAKKLKAKGVKLGISLNPGTPLTKIKKALTLVDFVLVMSVNPGFGGQAFIPGAINKIKQLRAIFKKDISVDGGINNITAKLVKNAGANVLAAGSYIFGAKNIKKAVNSLRRNTDE, translated from the coding sequence ATGAAAATAAAGATTGCCCCGTCAATATTATCGGCGGATTTTACGCATCTTGCGCTTGAGCTTAAGAAAGTCGAGGAAGCGGGCGCGGATTTAATCCACGTTGATGTAATGGACGGCCACTTTGTACCGAATATTACTATCGGCCCGCAAGTCGTAAAATATTTACGCAAAGCAACCTCGTTACCTTTAGATGTGCACTTAATGATTGAAAATCCCGCTAAATATGTGGATGCTTTTGTCAAGGCAGGAAGCGATATGATTACCGTGCATATTGAGACGGTTAGTTTGGGAGAATTATCCGCTATTGCTAAAAAATTAAAAGCCAAAGGAGTAAAACTGGGGATTTCTTTAAATCCGGGCACGCCTTTAACTAAGATTAAAAAAGCTTTAACGCTGGTTGATTTTGTTTTGGTTATGTCGGTTAATCCCGGTTTTGGAGGACAAGCATTTATCCCGGGAGCAATAAATAAAATAAAACAGCTGCGGGCAATTTTTAAGAAGGATATCTCTGTTGACGGGGGAATCAATAATATTACCGCTAAACTTGTAAAGAATGCCGGGGCAAACGTTTTGGCAGCCGGTTCATATATTTTTGGGGCAAAGAATATAAAAAAAGCAGTTAACAGTTTAAGGAGAAATACCGATGAGTGA
- a CDS encoding phosphoglucomutase/phosphomannomutase family protein, producing the protein MSDTVAQIKFGTDGWRAIIADTYTLENVKILAQAVADYLGAGKKVAVGFDTRFMSDKFAQAAAIVLKSNDIEVLLSDRPTPTPALSFAIKSRKLDLGIMITASHNPAEYNGFKIKNSSGGGASSELTEEVEDLLGRTPVKDDVASSSIQTVDIIKDYIKFIRNYIDLKKIKDKKFKVLVDSMYGSGDSFIAQVLKGTSIKLEFMRNTINPSFGGGRPEPVEDNLKELKARVKKEKFDLGIALDGDADRIAAVAPGGVFIHPQKILGLLALHLNQDRHFSGGLVKTICGSTMMDAIAEFLGIKLYETPVGFKYISNLMETEDIVAGGEEAGGMGVKGYIPERDGTMAGLLLIEMMAYRNKNMLKILNETEKKFGKYYYVRQDFHLDKRVEPKKENLPKELLGKKVIAIKDYDGIKLICEDSSWLMFRGSGTEPIMRTYAEARSLTQAKKLLVLAKEIIIKDGV; encoded by the coding sequence ATGAGTGATACTGTTGCGCAAATTAAATTCGGCACCGACGGATGGAGAGCAATTATCGCCGACACTTATACCCTGGAAAACGTTAAGATCCTGGCTCAGGCCGTAGCGGATTATTTAGGCGCCGGGAAAAAGGTTGCGGTTGGTTTTGATACGCGTTTTATGTCGGATAAGTTCGCCCAGGCCGCGGCCATAGTATTAAAAAGCAATGATATAGAGGTGCTCCTTTCTGACCGGCCCACACCTACTCCGGCATTGAGCTTCGCGATTAAGTCGCGCAAGCTGGATTTAGGGATCATGATTACCGCTTCGCATAATCCGGCCGAATATAACGGTTTTAAAATTAAGAACTCCAGCGGCGGAGGAGCCAGCTCTGAGTTGACTGAAGAAGTAGAAGATCTTCTTGGCAGGACCCCGGTAAAAGATGATGTTGCATCCAGTTCTATCCAAACCGTAGATATTATCAAAGATTACATAAAATTTATCCGCAATTATATTGATTTAAAGAAAATAAAGGATAAAAAATTTAAAGTTTTGGTGGATTCGATGTATGGTTCAGGGGACAGTTTTATTGCCCAGGTTTTAAAAGGCACAAGCATAAAACTGGAATTTATGCGCAATACTATTAATCCTTCTTTCGGCGGAGGCAGGCCGGAGCCGGTTGAAGATAACTTAAAGGAATTAAAGGCCCGCGTAAAAAAAGAGAAATTTGATTTAGGCATCGCCCTGGACGGTGATGCCGATAGGATTGCCGCGGTTGCCCCCGGCGGCGTGTTTATCCATCCGCAAAAAATCCTGGGCCTTCTGGCGTTGCATTTAAATCAGGACCGCCATTTTAGCGGCGGATTGGTCAAAACTATCTGCGGCTCAACGATGATGGATGCGATCGCAGAATTTTTGGGAATTAAGCTTTATGAAACTCCCGTAGGATTTAAATATATTTCCAATCTTATGGAGACTGAAGATATTGTTGCCGGAGGAGAAGAGGCCGGCGGCATGGGGGTTAAAGGTTATATCCCTGAGCGCGATGGGACAATGGCAGGGTTGCTATTAATTGAAATGATGGCCTACCGCAATAAAAATATGTTAAAGATTTTAAATGAAACTGAAAAAAAATTCGGTAAATATTATTATGTGCGCCAGGATTTTCATCTGGACAAGCGCGTTGAGCCCAAAAAAGAAAATCTGCCCAAAGAATTATTAGGCAAAAAAGTCATAGCTATCAAAGATTACGACGGAATAAAACTTATTTGTGAGGATTCAAGCTGGCTGATGTTCCGCGGTTCAGGCACCGAGCCGATTATGCGCACCTACGCCGAGGCCAGAAGCCTCACTCAAGCTAAAAAACTTCTTGTTTTGGCTAAAGAGATTATCATAAAGGATGGCGTATAG
- a CDS encoding lysophospholipid acyltransferase family protein, with translation MAYRFSRFLLLIFLKLFFDFKVEGRENLPKNGGFILACNHLSYLDPVVLGSGCPRTVHFMARDTLFNNRFLGFWMKLVGAIPVKRDSADFSALKKSLRLVRSGEGLAIFPEGARRTIDRAFINPQPGAGFLADKANVPVIPAYVSGTYEALPKGVNKKINFGREILVRFGKEIHIERGKPYQEISNMIMASIKQLSNNSLN, from the coding sequence ATGGCGTATAGGTTCAGCAGATTCTTACTGTTAATTTTTTTAAAGCTCTTTTTTGATTTTAAGGTGGAGGGCAGGGAGAATCTGCCTAAAAATGGCGGATTCATTTTAGCCTGTAATCATCTAAGTTATCTGGATCCGGTTGTTTTGGGTTCAGGATGCCCGCGTACCGTGCATTTTATGGCGCGCGACACTTTATTTAATAACCGGTTTTTAGGTTTTTGGATGAAGTTAGTGGGGGCAATTCCGGTAAAAAGGGACAGCGCGGATTTTTCGGCGTTAAAAAAGTCGCTGCGTTTGGTTCGCAGCGGAGAAGGGCTGGCGATTTTTCCGGAGGGGGCGCGCCGGACCATTGATAGAGCGTTTATTAATCCGCAACCCGGAGCCGGATTTTTGGCGGATAAAGCAAATGTACCGGTTATTCCGGCTTATGTTTCAGGAACATACGAAGCACTGCCTAAGGGGGTTAATAAGAAGATTAATTTTGGCAGAGAAATTTTAGTGCGCTTCGGAAAAGAAATTCACATAGAAAGGGGGAAGCCTTATCAGGAAATTTCGAATATGATAATGGCTAGTATTAAACAGTTATCGAATAATTCATTAAACTAA
- a CDS encoding 30S ribosomal protein S1, whose protein sequence is MSDTRAELEQMYNQSIKVLKEGQVVSGKIVEIKSKEVLVDVGFKSEGIVPITEFSAVDLVIGREMEFLLESMENDAGVMTLSREKAMRMQGWDRIVKLSNEGTLVEGKPVKKVKGGFLVDIMGIEGFLPSSLSSFRNMADKDILYKIFKFKIVKVNNLRRSIIVSRREAVQADRDIAKGKIWGELKIGNIYPGLVKAITDFGAFIDLGGVDGLLHITDMSWSKISHPSEIVAIGDKIEVMILNLDQASGKVSLGLKQRLSDPWKDIENKFSVGAKVKGKVVNILPYGVFVELEKGIEGLIHVSEISWTKRVNNPGEMFAVGDMVETQILSIEKDSRRISLSLKQLEQNPWLEAESKYPVGTSVSGKIRGFTEYGAFVELDSNLEGMIHVSDISWTKRIGHPQDVLKKGQKVDVSILSVDSANRRIALGLKQLQENPWPKIAEKYPLDTQLEVEVFSLTEFGVFAKIDSELEGLIYSSEIEKETAANLKPGDKIKVKVIKVDVEQAKIGLTARL, encoded by the coding sequence ATGTCAGATACTAGAGCAGAATTAGAGCAGATGTATAACCAAAGTATCAAAGTTTTAAAGGAAGGCCAGGTTGTAAGCGGCAAGATTGTGGAAATTAAGAGTAAAGAAGTTTTAGTGGACGTGGGTTTTAAATCAGAAGGTATTGTTCCGATCACTGAATTCAGCGCCGTGGATTTAGTTATAGGCCGCGAGATGGAATTTTTGCTGGAGTCTATGGAAAATGACGCCGGCGTCATGACCCTGTCCCGTGAAAAGGCGATGAGGATGCAAGGATGGGACCGGATTGTTAAGTTGTCTAATGAGGGGACTTTAGTTGAAGGTAAACCGGTCAAGAAAGTCAAAGGGGGATTCCTGGTCGATATTATGGGTATCGAAGGGTTCTTGCCCAGCTCGCTTTCCTCTTTCCGGAATATGGCCGATAAGGATATCTTATATAAGATATTCAAGTTTAAGATCGTCAAAGTTAATAATTTACGCCGATCCATTATTGTCAGCCGCCGCGAAGCAGTGCAGGCGGATAGGGACATCGCTAAGGGAAAAATCTGGGGTGAATTGAAAATCGGCAATATTTATCCCGGTTTGGTCAAAGCGATTACCGATTTTGGCGCCTTTATTGATTTGGGCGGAGTTGACGGCCTGCTGCATATTACGGATATGTCCTGGTCAAAGATCAGCCATCCTTCCGAAATTGTGGCTATCGGCGATAAAATCGAAGTCATGATTTTAAACCTTGATCAGGCTTCGGGTAAAGTTTCTTTGGGCCTTAAGCAGAGGCTCTCTGATCCGTGGAAAGATATCGAGAACAAATTCAGCGTCGGGGCAAAGGTAAAAGGTAAGGTAGTTAATATTTTGCCTTACGGAGTTTTTGTGGAACTGGAAAAAGGAATCGAAGGCCTTATTCACGTTTCCGAGATCTCCTGGACCAAGCGCGTGAATAATCCGGGCGAGATGTTTGCCGTCGGAGATATGGTGGAAACCCAGATCTTGAGCATTGAAAAAGATTCCCGCAGGATCTCCCTTAGCTTAAAACAACTGGAGCAGAATCCCTGGCTGGAAGCGGAATCAAAATACCCGGTTGGCACAAGCGTATCCGGAAAGATCCGCGGTTTTACCGAGTATGGCGCGTTTGTGGAGCTGGATTCCAACCTGGAAGGCATGATCCATGTTTCCGATATTTCCTGGACCAAAAGGATTGGCCATCCGCAGGATGTTTTAAAAAAGGGGCAGAAGGTCGATGTTTCCATACTTTCGGTTGATTCTGCCAACCGCAGGATTGCTTTAGGCTTAAAGCAATTACAGGAGAATCCCTGGCCAAAAATCGCCGAGAAATATCCTCTGGATACCCAGTTGGAGGTTGAGGTATTTAGCCTGACTGAATTCGGCGTATTTGCCAAGATCGACAGCGAATTGGAAGGGCTGATTTATTCCAGTGAGATTGAAAAAGAAACAGCCGCCAATTTAAAACCCGGTGATAAAATAAAGGTTAAAGTAATCAAGGTGGATGTGGAGCAGGCAAAAATCGGCCTGACAGCGCGTTTATAA
- the tyrS gene encoding tyrosine--tRNA ligase — translation MDINKQIEIIKRGAVEIISEDELRKKLEQSIKLKRPLKIKAGFDPTAPDLHLGHTVLLRKLRQFQDLGHEVYFLIGDFTGQIGDPSGRSEIRKQLTKQEVSRNAQTYKKQVAKILDIGKLKIVFNSKWFEKMSGVEMLQLTTHASVSQMLARDDFKKRFTNGENISILEFVYPLMQGYDSVMLEADVEIGGTDQIFNLLVGREFQKDFSQPQQVVLTMPLLEGTDGVAKMSKSYGNYIGINEPASEIFGKIMSISDELMLKYYELLTDEELVKVKQTHPKEAKVNLAKIIITQYHSAGAAEKEAEEFSRVFSQKEIPQDMPVFKTDGKKNILTILTESNLAASGNQARRLIKQGAVSFNNVKIEKDDFTPIEAGTLKAGSRRFLKITL, via the coding sequence ATGGATATAAACAAGCAGATAGAAATAATTAAAAGGGGCGCTGTAGAGATAATCTCTGAAGATGAGCTTCGTAAGAAGCTGGAGCAGAGCATAAAACTTAAGCGCCCCTTAAAAATTAAAGCCGGGTTTGATCCTACTGCCCCTGATTTGCACCTAGGCCACACTGTACTCTTAAGAAAACTGCGTCAATTTCAGGATTTGGGGCATGAAGTTTATTTTCTTATCGGTGATTTTACCGGCCAGATCGGCGATCCTAGCGGCCGCTCTGAAATTAGAAAACAACTCACCAAACAGGAGGTATCCAGGAATGCCCAAACCTATAAAAAGCAGGTGGCTAAAATTTTGGATATTGGTAAATTAAAGATCGTTTTTAACAGCAAATGGTTTGAAAAAATGTCGGGGGTAGAGATGTTGCAGCTTACTACCCATGCTTCGGTTTCTCAGATGCTGGCGCGTGATGATTTCAAGAAGCGTTTTACAAACGGAGAAAATATTTCGATTTTGGAGTTTGTTTATCCTTTAATGCAAGGGTATGATTCGGTCATGCTTGAGGCTGATGTGGAGATCGGAGGCACAGACCAGATATTTAACTTGCTGGTCGGCAGGGAATTTCAAAAAGATTTCAGCCAGCCGCAACAGGTGGTCCTGACTATGCCGCTTTTGGAAGGCACCGATGGCGTAGCTAAAATGAGCAAGTCCTACGGAAATTATATCGGCATCAATGAACCGGCAAGCGAGATCTTCGGTAAAATCATGTCAATCTCCGACGAGCTAATGCTTAAATATTACGAATTGTTAACTGATGAAGAGTTGGTTAAAGTTAAACAGACGCATCCAAAAGAGGCAAAGGTAAATTTGGCCAAGATTATTATCACTCAATATCATTCTGCCGGGGCCGCGGAAAAAGAAGCGGAAGAATTTTCCCGCGTTTTTTCCCAGAAAGAAATTCCCCAAGATATGCCTGTTTTTAAAACTGACGGCAAAAAAAATATTCTTACTATCCTTACCGAAAGTAATTTAGCCGCCAGCGGCAACCAAGCGCGCAGGCTGATAAAACAGGGGGCAGTCAGCTTCAATAACGTAAAAATCGAAAAAGATGATTTTACCCCGATTGAAGCCGGCACCCTTAAGGCCGGTTCCCGCAGGTTCCTGAAAATTACTTTGTAG
- a CDS encoding transposase, translating into MPSYARKHQLQQSLVYHAFSRSSGRKVIFQESRDFDHFKTLLCEYSNRFDSKIYHWVIMPNHYHLVVEFECPELISKFMAGLHRAYSHYYHKQYNAAGFLWQGRFKLQPIQKDLYLKNCGRYVERNPVRAGMVAEACEYAHSSARFYCLGQEDGITRVSPDFEDFGKEIVGRQAAYKEFLRVFDSKENVYFSNIEIPRGDQDFLRRLVKTGMHYFPRRQGRKAAIFVP; encoded by the coding sequence ATGCCATCATATGCGCGTAAGCATCAATTGCAACAGTCATTAGTGTATCATGCGTTTAGCCGAAGCAGCGGACGCAAGGTGATTTTTCAAGAATCTAGGGACTTCGATCATTTTAAGACCTTGCTTTGCGAGTATAGCAATAGGTTTGATTCAAAAATATATCATTGGGTCATTATGCCGAATCACTACCATCTTGTGGTTGAATTCGAATGCCCTGAATTGATTTCGAAATTTATGGCAGGATTACATCGAGCGTATAGCCATTATTACCATAAGCAATATAACGCGGCGGGTTTTTTATGGCAAGGCAGATTTAAATTACAGCCGATACAAAAAGATTTATATTTGAAAAATTGCGGCAGATATGTGGAGAGAAATCCGGTGCGCGCGGGAATGGTTGCGGAGGCCTGCGAATATGCGCATAGCAGCGCGCGATTTTATTGTTTAGGACAAGAGGACGGAATAACGCGAGTTAGTCCCGATTTTGAAGACTTCGGAAAAGAGATTGTTGGGCGACAGGCAGCCTATAAAGAATTCTTGAGAGTTTTTGATAGTAAAGAGAATGTTTATTTCTCGAATATAGAGATCCCCCGTGGTGATCAGGATTTCCTACGCAGGCTGGTGAAGACAGGTATGCATTATTTTCCGAGAAGGCAAGGCAGGAAAGCCGCAATATTTGTTCCGTAA
- a CDS encoding SemiSWEET transporter, with the protein MLWMIIGICAATLTMFSFIPQIARSLRTKSVKDVSPVTLFQLSAGVLLWMIYGIYRKDPIIISANAVTLVSLSILIFLYFKYGRLAK; encoded by the coding sequence ATGCTTTGGATGATAATCGGCATTTGTGCCGCCACCCTAACCATGTTTTCTTTTATCCCCCAGATAGCCAGGTCTTTAAGGACCAAATCTGTCAAGGATGTAAGCCCGGTTACTTTATTTCAGCTTTCCGCGGGGGTTTTATTATGGATGATTTACGGAATTTACCGCAAAGACCCGATAATCATATCGGCAAACGCAGTAACTTTAGTAAGCTTATCGATATTAATATTTTTATATTTTAAATATGGGAGATTAGCCAAATGA
- the rfbA gene encoding glucose-1-phosphate thymidylyltransferase RfbA — protein sequence MKGIILAGGKATRLYPITKGVCKQLLPIYDKPMIYYPLSVLMLAGIKDILVISTPKDTPRFKDLLGDGRNLGIKLAYAAQPEPKGIAQSFIIAEDFIGDDNVCLILGDNIFYGQNLTELLQKTAKLKKGAVIFGYYVKDPERYGVLEFDKKCKVTLIEEKPKKPKSNWAVAGLYFYDNKVVKIAKNIKPSARGELEITSVNNEYIKRGKLKAEFLGRGHAWLDTGTYESLIDASVFIKTIEDRQGLKIGCIEEVAYHMGYINKTQLLKLAGQTPTSYGQYLKDLLKNE from the coding sequence ATGAAAGGAATAATTTTAGCCGGAGGCAAAGCCACGCGCCTTTATCCGATCACTAAAGGCGTCTGCAAACAGTTGCTGCCGATTTATGATAAACCGATGATTTATTATCCTTTGTCGGTATTGATGCTGGCTGGCATAAAAGATATCCTGGTGATTTCAACTCCAAAAGACACCCCAAGATTCAAAGATTTGCTTGGCGATGGCCGCAACTTAGGGATCAAGCTTGCTTACGCGGCTCAACCTGAGCCAAAAGGAATCGCCCAGAGTTTTATCATTGCCGAAGATTTTATCGGAGACGATAATGTGTGTCTTATTTTAGGCGATAATATATTTTACGGCCAAAACCTTACGGAATTGCTTCAAAAAACAGCTAAATTAAAAAAAGGGGCGGTAATTTTCGGTTATTATGTCAAGGATCCAGAGCGTTACGGCGTGCTTGAATTTGATAAAAAATGCAAGGTGACTTTAATTGAAGAGAAGCCTAAAAAACCCAAGTCTAACTGGGCGGTGGCGGGTTTATATTTTTATGATAACAAGGTGGTAAAGATTGCCAAGAATATTAAACCTTCCGCAAGGGGAGAACTTGAGATCACCTCAGTAAATAACGAATACATTAAAAGAGGCAAGCTCAAGGCGGAATTTCTCGGCCGCGGCCACGCCTGGCTGGATACCGGCACCTATGAATCGCTGATTGACGCGTCAGTTTTTATCAAGACAATCGAAGACAGGCAGGGATTAAAGATTGGTTGTATTGAAGAAGTGGCTTATCACATGGGGTATATTAATAAAACGCAATTGCTAAAGCTCGCCGGCCAGACGCCAACCAGCTATGGGCAATACTTAAAGGATTTGCTCAAGAATGAATAA
- a CDS encoding sugar nucleotide-binding protein, translating into MNKNILILGKGFIGQRLQRELNCEIDGSMINCFSDAEKLIKKYNPKIIINCIGSTGRRNVDDCDLDKDAALLANSFVPVILAEICLRNSIKLVHISSGCIFNYDYKKDKPIKEESEDYFFKLFYSRSKIYSERAIEELARDYDILIARIRIPLINEKHPKNLLDKLLKYNKVINIPNSVTYIPDFIRAVKHLIKIGARGVYNVVNKGGLRYPDLMRAYQKYVPSYKFKLIQVKSLGLVRTDLILSTNKLEKSGFKVRNINSVLEECVKEYLKS; encoded by the coding sequence ATGAATAAAAATATTTTGATTTTGGGAAAAGGATTTATCGGCCAAAGGCTGCAAAGAGAGCTTAACTGTGAAATTGACGGCTCGATGATAAATTGTTTTAGTGATGCGGAAAAACTGATAAAAAAATACAATCCAAAAATAATCATTAATTGCATCGGCTCGACCGGCAGGCGCAACGTGGATGACTGTGATCTGGATAAGGACGCGGCTTTGTTGGCAAATAGTTTTGTTCCGGTAATCTTGGCTGAGATATGCCTGCGTAACAGCATCAAGCTTGTGCATATAAGCAGCGGGTGTATTTTTAATTACGATTATAAGAAAGATAAGCCGATTAAGGAGGAGAGTGAAGATTATTTTTTCAAGCTTTTTTACAGCAGGAGCAAGATTTACTCAGAGAGGGCTATTGAAGAGTTAGCGCGCGATTATGATATCCTGATTGCAAGAATTAGGATTCCGCTTATTAACGAAAAACATCCTAAGAATTTGTTAGATAAACTTTTAAAGTATAATAAGGTCATTAATATCCCTAATTCTGTTACTTATATCCCTGATTTTATCCGGGCAGTTAAACATTTGATAAAGATTGGCGCCCGGGGAGTTTATAATGTGGTAAATAAGGGTGGTTTACGTTATCCCGATCTTATGCGGGCATATCAAAAATATGTCCCATCGTATAAATTTAAGCTTATTCAAGTAAAGAGCCTTGGGTTGGTTAGGACCGATTTAATTTTATCTACAAACAAGCTTGAGAAATCCGGTTTTAAGGTTAGGAATATTAACTCAGTCTTAGAAGAATGCGTAAAAGAATACCTAAAATCTTAG